One Bacteroidota bacterium DNA segment encodes these proteins:
- a CDS encoding SDR family oxidoreductase yields MSRNKGALEKLKRECNKSNVYIVAVDLADKNMKKKLIPLIQKQFKFIDVLINNAGAIVNKSIQNTSDKDLENVYNVNVLSVFKLVRDLIPLLKKAKRGSHIVNISSMGGVQGSVKFSGLSAYSSSKGAVAVLTECLAEELKQYNISVNCLALGSVQTEMLRKAFPHYKAPLSATQMADYVATFALTGNQHFNGKILPVSISIP; encoded by the coding sequence TTGTCGAGAAATAAAGGTGCGCTTGAGAAGCTGAAGAGAGAGTGCAATAAAAGCAACGTATATATTGTTGCGGTTGATCTGGCCGATAAGAACATGAAAAAAAAACTGATTCCGCTTATACAAAAGCAATTTAAATTTATTGACGTTCTTATCAATAATGCAGGTGCCATTGTCAATAAATCCATTCAAAATACAAGTGATAAGGATTTGGAAAACGTGTACAATGTAAATGTATTAAGTGTTTTTAAGCTTGTTCGTGATCTGATCCCGTTACTGAAAAAAGCGAAGAGGGGTTCACATATTGTCAATATAAGCAGCATGGGTGGAGTACAGGGAAGTGTGAAGTTTTCAGGGCTTTCCGCATATAGTTCAAGTAAAGGAGCAGTTGCAGTATTGACCGAATGTCTTGCTGAGGAACTAAAACAGTATAATATCTCCGTAAATTGTCTTGCGCTCGGTTCCGTTCAAACCGAAATGCTCCGGAAAGCCTTTCCCCATTACAAAGCACCATTATCTGCGACTCAAATGGCTGATTATGTTGCAACCTTCGCTTTAACGGGCAATCAGCACTTTAATGGTAAAATACTTCCGGTTTCCATTTCAATCCCATAG